Proteins encoded together in one Gemmatimonadota bacterium DH-78 window:
- a CDS encoding TonB-dependent receptor yields MNRLATVGWRTALSVLAILVPGSLIAQDSGGTLTGRVIDASTRAPVVGAQVSVVGSSRGALADAEGRFVLAGVPAGAREVRIAHIGYGQSTRSVSVQAGETTTLDVELVSTALDIDGIVVSATGQQTLKREIGSKVGVIEVDDVELAPVRSMSDLLQSREAGVTVLNSGGTAGAGARIRIRGSNSLSLSNFPLIVIDGIRVNDSPDSFGIFTGGVRPSRLDDFNPEDIETIEILRGPSAAALYGTAAANGVIQVTTRRGVSGDAAWRMWAEGTAVDRNITMPDNFFAVDAAQSRCDLLLQSLGACTPAELLRGSPLEDPATTPFRSGGGRTFGASASGGGDATTWYVSGEMQEETGVQEENELSRVNLRGNVSGRVRDNLRITAGFGYVNYDAQFPQNDNSALGVLLNGLLGVPLEGANVGDDGYRWPKAWLQAWDSFQALQRTTLSATADWNPLHWLSVNATAGVDDVNQHDNSLVTPGVLTAFGPPLSIGLRESIRGHVVNYTATGSATGSARLTPELRSTTSLGAQYYRDRTQSIYASGAGLTPGTGSLGAATSQFDVDEANVENITLGAFLSQQFAWRERLFLNAAVRTDRNSAFGTNLGWIAYPSFSGSWVVSDESFFPTSDLFGGLRLRLAWGQSGLRPTFRQATQFFEGVSAANQSGEEPAFVISGAGNAALEPQRSTEWELGFEAALLHDRVGVDLTWYHKESENDIISRPLPPSAGSSGSRAENLGLMHNSGLELGIDWEALLRTDLGLAFRLTAARSSNELVSLAGQPAINFGLLNSTQRHEAGYPAGGYWQRPITGFADENGDGLIGPSEVEVGEDAVFLGGIFPEREVSLSTDLGIGSWLRVTGLLDYKGGHHQFNATEWGRCEGLGATCRARHDPSSSLEAQAAAVAWAVHGTVAGYVEEADFLKLREVAATIRIPDGLVRGLGGRTSLTLAGRNLFTWTDYSGFDPEVNASAQANFSTQDNTTLPPFRSFMLRFDVTF; encoded by the coding sequence ATGAACAGACTGGCTACGGTCGGGTGGCGCACGGCGCTGTCCGTTCTCGCGATTCTGGTACCGGGATCGCTCATCGCGCAGGACTCGGGCGGCACCCTGACGGGCCGCGTGATCGACGCTTCGACGCGCGCTCCGGTCGTGGGGGCCCAGGTGTCGGTGGTGGGGTCGTCACGGGGTGCGCTGGCCGACGCGGAAGGCCGCTTCGTGCTGGCCGGGGTCCCGGCCGGTGCGCGCGAGGTGCGCATCGCACACATCGGCTACGGCCAGTCGACCCGCTCGGTCTCGGTGCAGGCCGGAGAAACCACCACGCTCGACGTCGAACTCGTCTCCACCGCCCTCGACATCGACGGGATCGTGGTGAGCGCCACCGGCCAGCAGACGTTGAAGCGGGAGATCGGCTCGAAGGTAGGGGTGATCGAGGTCGACGACGTCGAGCTCGCCCCGGTTCGCTCGATGTCCGACCTGCTGCAGTCGCGCGAGGCCGGGGTGACGGTGCTCAACTCCGGGGGCACGGCCGGCGCCGGCGCCCGCATCCGGATTCGCGGGAGCAACTCGCTGTCGCTGTCGAACTTTCCGCTCATCGTGATCGACGGCATCCGCGTGAACGACTCCCCCGATTCGTTCGGGATCTTCACCGGCGGCGTTCGCCCCTCGCGTCTCGACGACTTCAACCCCGAAGACATCGAGACCATCGAGATCCTGCGCGGCCCCTCCGCCGCGGCCCTGTATGGCACGGCGGCCGCCAACGGCGTGATCCAGGTCACCACCCGACGCGGGGTGTCGGGCGACGCGGCCTGGCGCATGTGGGCCGAGGGCACCGCGGTCGATCGCAACATCACGATGCCCGACAACTTCTTCGCGGTCGACGCCGCGCAGAGCCGGTGCGACCTGCTCCTGCAGTCGCTCGGTGCCTGCACGCCCGCGGAGCTCCTCCGCGGAAGCCCGCTCGAAGACCCCGCCACCACCCCCTTCCGCAGCGGCGGGGGCCGCACCTTCGGCGCCAGCGCATCGGGGGGCGGCGACGCCACCACCTGGTACGTGTCGGGCGAGATGCAGGAGGAGACGGGAGTGCAGGAGGAGAACGAGCTGTCGCGGGTGAACCTGCGGGGCAACGTCTCCGGTCGGGTGCGCGACAACCTCCGGATCACCGCCGGCTTCGGCTACGTGAACTACGACGCCCAGTTCCCGCAGAACGACAACAGCGCGCTGGGCGTGTTGCTGAACGGTCTGCTGGGCGTGCCTCTCGAAGGGGCCAACGTGGGCGACGACGGCTACCGCTGGCCCAAGGCGTGGCTCCAGGCGTGGGACAGCTTCCAGGCGCTGCAGCGGACGACCCTGTCGGCCACCGCCGACTGGAATCCGCTGCACTGGCTGTCGGTGAACGCCACGGCCGGGGTGGACGACGTGAACCAGCACGACAACTCGCTGGTCACCCCGGGGGTGCTCACCGCCTTCGGACCGCCGCTCTCGATCGGCCTGCGGGAGTCGATCCGCGGGCACGTGGTGAACTACACGGCCACCGGCTCGGCCACCGGCAGCGCCCGGCTCACTCCGGAGCTGCGGTCGACCACCTCGCTCGGCGCGCAGTACTACCGCGACCGCACGCAGTCGATCTACGCCTCCGGGGCCGGGCTCACCCCGGGCACGGGGTCGCTCGGCGCGGCCACCTCGCAGTTCGACGTCGACGAGGCCAACGTCGAGAACATCACCCTCGGCGCCTTCCTCTCGCAGCAGTTCGCCTGGCGGGAGCGGCTGTTCCTGAACGCGGCGGTTCGCACCGACCGCAACTCCGCCTTCGGCACCAATCTCGGCTGGATCGCCTACCCGTCGTTCAGCGGCTCGTGGGTGGTGTCGGACGAGAGCTTCTTTCCGACGAGCGATCTGTTCGGGGGACTCCGTCTCCGGCTGGCCTGGGGTCAGTCGGGGCTGCGACCCACCTTCCGCCAGGCGACCCAGTTCTTCGAGGGCGTATCGGCGGCCAACCAGTCGGGTGAGGAGCCGGCCTTCGTCATCTCGGGCGCGGGCAACGCGGCGCTCGAGCCGCAGCGCTCGACCGAGTGGGAGCTCGGCTTCGAGGCCGCACTCCTCCACGACCGGGTGGGGGTCGACCTCACCTGGTACCACAAGGAGTCGGAGAACGACATCATCAGCCGCCCGCTGCCGCCGTCGGCCGGATCGAGCGGGAGCCGCGCGGAGAACCTCGGGCTGATGCACAACAGCGGGCTGGAGCTCGGCATCGACTGGGAGGCCCTGTTGCGCACCGATCTGGGTCTGGCCTTCCGGCTCACCGCGGCGCGGTCGTCGAACGAACTGGTGTCTCTCGCGGGACAGCCGGCCATCAACTTCGGCCTGCTCAACTCCACGCAGCGGCACGAGGCGGGCTATCCCGCGGGCGGCTACTGGCAGCGCCCGATCACCGGCTTCGCCGACGAGAACGGCGACGGCCTCATCGGGCCCTCGGAGGTGGAGGTGGGCGAGGACGCGGTCTTCCTGGGCGGCATCTTCCCCGAGCGGGAGGTGAGCCTCTCCACCGACCTCGGCATCGGCAGCTGGCTGCGGGTGACGGGCCTGCTCGACTACAAGGGTGGTCACCACCAGTTCAACGCCACCGAGTGGGGCCGCTGCGAGGGGCTGGGCGCCACCTGCCGGGCGCGGCACGACCCGTCGAGCTCGCTCGAGGCGCAGGCCGCGGCGGTCGCGTGGGCGGTACACGGCACCGTGGCGGGCTACGTGGAGGAGGCCGACTTCCTGAAGCTGCGGGAGGTGGCCGCCACGATCCGGATCCCCGACGGACTGGTGCGGGGTCTCGGCGGGCGCACGAGCCTGACGCTGGCGGGGCGCAACCTCTTCACCTGGACCGACTACTCGGGGTTCGACCCCGAGGTGAACGCCTCGGCTCAGGCCAATTTCAGCACGCAGGACAACACCACCCTCCCGCCGTTCCGGAGCTTCATGCTGCGGTTCGACGTCACCTTCTGA